The Sporomusa termitida genome has a window encoding:
- a CDS encoding type 4a pilus biogenesis protein PilO — MNFSWAKLSTKHKSLVFAGGLLLAGWLYYAWIIQEQNEQITALTTRLQAENQKLAVIQGFAYSHPEPAAFLVELERKLLQAEAMLPNQPELGGLLAQVEQAARACGLQLVEIKPATAVAKAGYREMPVEIGIKGTFAQTAEFLKKLEDIPRFNSLTQVSMNSRQGILESKLVLIVYSYGGAAGTAGDKQVPAGPTDRK, encoded by the coding sequence ATGAATTTCTCCTGGGCCAAACTATCAACAAAGCATAAAAGCCTGGTTTTTGCCGGCGGCTTGCTGCTGGCTGGCTGGTTGTATTATGCCTGGATTATTCAGGAACAAAACGAACAGATCACAGCGCTGACAACCCGGCTGCAGGCCGAGAACCAAAAATTGGCTGTTATTCAGGGGTTTGCCTACAGCCACCCGGAGCCGGCTGCATTTCTTGTTGAGCTGGAAAGAAAGCTGCTGCAGGCTGAGGCCATGCTGCCTAATCAACCTGAACTCGGAGGTTTGCTGGCGCAGGTTGAGCAGGCTGCCAGGGCCTGTGGGCTGCAGCTGGTTGAGATAAAACCGGCGACAGCCGTTGCGAAAGCCGGTTATCGTGAGATGCCGGTGGAAATAGGTATTAAGGGCACCTTTGCCCAAACCGCCGAATTCTTAAAAAAACTTGAAGATATTCCCCGCTTTAATTCCCTTACCCAGGTTAGCATGAACTCCCGGCAGGGGATATTAGAGAGTAAGCTTGTACTTATTGTTTACAGCTACGGGGGGGCGGCCGGAACTGCCGGTGACAAGCAGGTGCCCGCCGGGCCAACAGACAGGAAATAG
- the aroC gene encoding chorismate synthase — translation MLRFITAGESHGPALTTVIDGLPAGVPLDIELINRDLARRQKGFGRGGRMLIEQDKAEITAGVRFGQTMGSPVTLVIHNRDWENWQDRMAPAGSPCGPAVTAPRPGHADLTGVLKYDRQDVRDILERASARETAARVAAGAVMKQLLSAAGIQILAHVTNIGGVQAAAARPAFAALQAGVLASELSCFDTKAEAAMKAAILTAREQGDSLGGIFEVLAVGVLPGLGSHVQWDRRLDTKLAAALMSIQAIKGVEVGAGFAYAGLPGSKAHDEIYYDPARGYYRQTNNAGGLEGGMSNGETIVLRAVMKPIPTLMTPLASVDIVSKAPLQANTERSDVCAVTAAAVVGEAMAAIVLTEVLLEKFGNDNLPDLSAAISRYRQRLSGR, via the coding sequence ATGCTAAGATTCATTACTGCCGGCGAGTCCCACGGCCCGGCCCTGACGACTGTTATCGACGGCTTACCGGCTGGCGTGCCGTTGGATATTGAACTGATCAACCGTGATCTGGCCCGCCGGCAGAAAGGTTTTGGCCGCGGCGGCCGGATGCTGATTGAACAGGACAAAGCCGAGATTACCGCCGGGGTGCGCTTCGGCCAGACCATGGGCAGCCCGGTAACGCTGGTCATCCATAACCGTGACTGGGAAAACTGGCAGGACCGGATGGCGCCTGCCGGCTCACCCTGCGGTCCGGCGGTTACGGCACCCAGGCCGGGTCATGCCGATCTGACCGGGGTACTGAAATACGACCGGCAGGATGTCCGTGATATCCTGGAGCGGGCCAGTGCCCGCGAAACGGCGGCCAGGGTGGCGGCCGGTGCCGTAATGAAACAGTTGCTGAGTGCCGCCGGTATTCAGATCCTGGCCCATGTCACCAATATCGGCGGCGTTCAGGCTGCGGCTGCGCGCCCGGCGTTTGCGGCGTTACAGGCCGGTGTGCTGGCCTCGGAACTGAGTTGTTTTGATACCAAAGCGGAAGCGGCCATGAAAGCAGCCATTCTGACGGCCAGGGAACAGGGCGATTCCCTGGGCGGTATCTTTGAGGTGCTGGCAGTTGGCGTTTTGCCCGGCCTGGGCAGTCATGTCCAGTGGGACCGGCGGCTTGATACCAAGCTGGCGGCCGCCCTGATGTCGATTCAGGCCATTAAGGGGGTTGAGGTCGGGGCCGGCTTTGCCTATGCCGGCCTGCCTGGCAGCAAAGCCCACGACGAGATCTATTACGATCCGGCGCGCGGCTATTACCGCCAGACCAATAATGCCGGCGGCCTGGAAGGCGGCATGAGTAATGGCGAGACTATCGTGCTGCGGGCGGTGATGAAACCGATTCCCACCCTGATGACACCGCTGGCTTCGGTGGATATTGTGTCCAAGGCGCCCCTCCAGGCCAATACGGAACGCAGTGATGTCTGCGCGGTGACGGCGGCCGCCGTGGTGGGCGAGGCGATGGCCGCGATTGTGTTAACCGAGGTGTTGCTGGAGAAGTTCGGCAACGATAACCTTCCCGACCTGTCAGCTGCAATCAGCCGTTACCGACAGCGCCTGAGCGGCCGGTAG
- a CDS encoding type II secretion system protein GspD has protein sequence MMRLIAIRILAALLLSFTVAATALAARPVVNMNIVDGEVRDVLTALAGIGQMNMVIDDSVGGTISIQLRDIPYDNALSLVCKTKGLTYHEVDDVLVVGVADQIGRGFGAVHIFKLKYINPDSVKDTILSILFGEKKGERRTEASAGSTSTSAGRSKSSTGTTGSSSTAAAGAKASEQSTALDRLTIDYATNSLVLYGTTAEAAKIQALLAELDIPYQQVSLEAEVVAVNKDKSKDLGIEWSWEATPQYADYEAAETEVVYDANRNPVGTHVTEAAKVTRTNNSGVIQFGRNPEGYPYEFYYQAKINALVSNGNARVLAKPKVTTINGKQAQILIGDRIPVLVEKIENGESKTTTEYVDAGIKLVYTPRINTDGLITVEVRTEVSSPTLVAEMKAYKITTRQAETTVRLKDGETMVIGGLIGSSNSEVRKAVPFLSNLPILGALFKNSSKSKTETEVIIFLTPRIVN, from the coding sequence ATGATGCGTTTGATAGCAATCCGCATACTGGCAGCCCTGCTGTTGTCCTTTACGGTGGCCGCCACCGCGCTGGCGGCCAGGCCTGTTGTTAATATGAACATTGTTGACGGTGAGGTCCGGGATGTGCTGACTGCCCTGGCCGGTATCGGCCAGATGAATATGGTGATTGACGATTCCGTGGGCGGGACGATATCCATTCAGCTCCGGGATATTCCCTATGACAATGCCCTTAGCCTGGTCTGCAAGACCAAGGGGCTTACCTATCATGAGGTTGACGATGTCCTGGTGGTGGGGGTGGCCGATCAAATCGGCCGGGGCTTTGGAGCCGTCCATATTTTTAAGCTGAAATATATTAACCCTGATTCGGTCAAAGATACCATCCTGTCAATTCTGTTCGGCGAGAAAAAAGGTGAACGGCGAACAGAGGCCAGTGCCGGCAGCACGAGTACCAGTGCCGGCAGGAGCAAAAGCAGTACCGGGACTACCGGCAGCAGCAGTACTGCCGCCGCCGGCGCCAAAGCCAGTGAACAGTCAACCGCGCTGGACCGGCTGACAATCGACTATGCCACCAACTCCCTGGTTTTGTACGGGACAACAGCCGAGGCGGCCAAGATCCAGGCCCTGCTGGCCGAGCTTGACATCCCCTACCAGCAGGTGTCACTGGAAGCGGAAGTAGTTGCAGTCAACAAAGATAAAAGCAAGGATTTGGGGATTGAGTGGTCCTGGGAGGCAACACCCCAGTACGCCGACTATGAGGCGGCAGAAACGGAGGTTGTCTATGATGCTAATCGCAACCCTGTCGGCACTCATGTTACTGAGGCCGCCAAGGTTACCCGGACGAACAATAGCGGTGTCATTCAGTTCGGGCGGAATCCGGAAGGTTATCCCTATGAGTTTTATTACCAGGCCAAGATTAATGCCCTGGTCAGCAATGGCAATGCCCGGGTGCTGGCCAAGCCCAAGGTCACGACAATTAACGGCAAACAGGCGCAGATCCTGATTGGGGACCGGATTCCGGTACTTGTGGAAAAAATTGAGAATGGCGAAAGCAAAACCACCACTGAATATGTTGACGCCGGCATCAAACTGGTATATACTCCTCGTATCAACACCGATGGCTTAATTACGGTTGAGGTACGCACCGAGGTGAGCAGCCCGACCTTAGTAGCCGAGATGAAGGCTTACAAAATCACGACCCGCCAAGCGGAAACCACTGTGCGGCTCAAAGATGGCGAAACAATGGTGATCGGCGGGTTAATCGGGTCATCAAACAGCGAAGTGAGAAAGGCAGTGCCGTTCTTAAGCAATTTGCCGATCCTGGGGGCGCTGTTTAAAAACAGCAGTAAATCCAAGACCGAAACCGAGGTTATAATCTTCCTGACACCCCGTATTGTCAACTAG
- a CDS encoding shikimate kinase yields the protein MKNIVLIGFMGTGKTSTGRLLAGRLNRTFIDIDKKIEIQTGLAISEIFQLYGENHFRQLERDVIFRVSRYHNTVIATGGGVVLKQENMIRLKSSGIIIALTASLETILERTSRRGVRPLLDCEDRAERVARLFNDRANLYMKADYTIDTTCLPPHHVAERIIGLLREGRHLRGRSKG from the coding sequence ATGAAAAACATAGTTCTAATCGGGTTTATGGGGACCGGCAAGACCAGCACCGGGCGCTTGCTGGCCGGCCGCTTGAACCGGACTTTTATTGATATCGATAAAAAAATTGAAATCCAAACAGGCCTGGCCATCAGCGAGATTTTCCAGCTGTATGGCGAGAATCACTTCCGGCAGCTGGAACGGGATGTAATTTTCCGGGTATCCCGCTATCATAATACGGTCATTGCCACCGGCGGCGGTGTTGTCCTGAAGCAGGAAAACATGATCAGATTAAAAAGCAGCGGTATCATTATTGCCCTGACTGCCTCGCTGGAGACAATCCTGGAACGGACTTCCCGGCGCGGCGTCCGGCCTTTACTGGACTGTGAGGATCGGGCCGAGCGGGTGGCCCGGCTGTTTAATGACCGGGCCAATCTCTACATGAAGGCCGATTATACGATCGATACCACCTGTCTGCCGCCTCATCATGTGGCAGAAAGGATTATCGGGCTGTTGCGCGAAGGGAGGCATCTGCGTGGGCGAAGTAAGGGTTAG
- the aroB gene encoding 3-dehydroquinate synthase, which produces MGEVRVSLADHSYSIYIQTAGLRQIGQFMQALSCSKKALIITDGNVGPLYAAVVTDSLRAAGFAPQVLVVAPGEGSKSLATADRVFTTAISSGLDRKSPIVALGGGVIGDLAGFAAATYLRGVPFVQVPTSLLAQVDSSVGGKTAVNHPLGKNLIGAFYQPRLVLIDPLVLDTLPERELKAGLAEVIKYGIIADADFFAYLTRNAAAILARDPAALTAVISRCCQLKAAVVARDERETSVRMLLNFGHTIGHAVEGVGGYAEYNHGEAVAIGMAGAALLSSRLGLCPPAASTAVQQLLTAMGLPLTAPGYGLEELLGYLARDKKVVDSKINWVLMQDIGRVMVSADVEVKQVRAVLAQLTVLKQ; this is translated from the coding sequence GTGGGCGAAGTAAGGGTTAGCCTGGCCGACCACAGTTACAGTATTTATATCCAGACTGCCGGTCTGCGTCAGATCGGGCAGTTTATGCAGGCCCTGTCCTGCAGTAAAAAAGCACTTATCATCACTGATGGAAACGTTGGTCCCCTTTATGCCGCTGTCGTCACCGACAGCCTGCGGGCCGCCGGGTTTGCGCCCCAGGTCCTGGTGGTTGCGCCCGGTGAAGGCTCAAAGTCACTGGCGACCGCCGATAGGGTGTTTACCACCGCAATCAGCAGCGGCCTGGACCGCAAGTCGCCCATTGTTGCCCTGGGCGGGGGGGTAATCGGCGATCTGGCCGGGTTTGCTGCCGCCACCTATCTGCGCGGCGTACCGTTTGTGCAGGTGCCGACCAGCCTGCTGGCCCAGGTCGATTCCAGTGTTGGCGGGAAAACTGCGGTCAACCACCCGTTGGGTAAAAATCTGATCGGCGCTTTTTATCAGCCCCGGCTGGTGCTGATTGACCCGCTCGTACTGGATACCCTGCCGGAACGGGAGTTAAAAGCCGGCCTGGCCGAGGTCATTAAATACGGCATCATTGCCGATGCTGATTTTTTTGCTTATCTTACCCGTAATGCCGCCGCAATCCTGGCCCGGGACCCGGCGGCGCTGACCGCGGTGATCAGCCGCTGCTGCCAGCTTAAGGCCGCTGTTGTCGCCCGGGATGAACGGGAAACCTCGGTGCGCATGCTCCTGAATTTTGGCCATACGATTGGCCATGCTGTGGAAGGGGTAGGCGGCTATGCCGAGTACAACCACGGTGAGGCTGTGGCTATCGGCATGGCTGGCGCCGCCCTGCTGAGCAGCAGACTGGGATTGTGCCCGCCGGCTGCGAGCACGGCCGTACAGCAGCTGCTGACGGCCATGGGCCTGCCCCTGACGGCTCCCGGTTACGGGCTTGAGGAACTGCTGGGGTATCTGGCCCGCGATAAGAAGGTTGTGGACAGTAAGATCAACTGGGTGCTGATGCAGGATATTGGCCGGGTAATGGTTTCGGCGGATGTAGAAGTAAAACAAGTAAGGGCTGTATTAGCACAATTAACGGTATTAAAACAATAG
- a CDS encoding PulJ/GspJ family protein gives MVNKDNKQAGVTLIEILVWITITAILGAALSGLFSSLIKNYMYGQRRYDIQQTADLVLLNIANELRYGENYNIVDYNQALDNNALYYESIRPDEPGTFLYYIDKDNFHFYRVPFTGGTPALVPGHTFVEPGDIQIGKIDDPDTDIFAGDNTHMNISIRVTDTVYQQHIDQRTMVIPINQFVK, from the coding sequence ATGGTAAACAAGGATAATAAGCAAGCCGGTGTCACGCTCATTGAGATTCTCGTCTGGATAACTATAACCGCTATACTGGGAGCGGCTCTGAGCGGGCTGTTCTCTTCCCTAATAAAAAACTATATGTACGGCCAGCGGCGCTATGACATCCAGCAGACTGCCGATCTTGTGCTGCTAAACATTGCCAATGAGTTGCGCTATGGCGAGAACTACAATATTGTGGATTATAATCAGGCCCTGGATAATAATGCGCTGTATTATGAATCAATAAGGCCGGATGAGCCAGGGACGTTTTTATATTACATTGATAAAGACAATTTTCATTTTTACCGGGTGCCGTTCACCGGCGGAACCCCTGCCCTGGTCCCCGGACACACGTTTGTCGAACCTGGTGACATTCAGATTGGCAAGATAGACGATCCGGACACCGATATCTTTGCGGGTGATAATACGCATATGAATATCTCCATCCGGGTCACTGATACGGTATACCAACAGCATATTGACCAAAGAACCATGGTCATCCCCATTAACCAATTTGTAAAATAG
- a CDS encoding type IV pilus modification PilV family protein yields the protein MQQLHSQRGFMLIEVLVAIVIISVALIAIGGLFLQAGKSAGASTEYTTAANLAQKQFEYLKLRQQSATPVLTTETPYPYTSTEWFDSSLEATATASNPAFSVRTTAVQCPEENAADLVEVTVAISWHNRQNTAYTVPFTTIFPKVTPPAAQ from the coding sequence ATGCAGCAACTGCATTCTCAGCGAGGGTTTATGCTAATTGAAGTACTTGTGGCCATTGTTATCATCTCTGTCGCCTTAATCGCCATTGGCGGATTATTTCTGCAGGCCGGAAAATCGGCAGGCGCGTCTACCGAGTACACAACGGCCGCCAATCTGGCCCAAAAGCAGTTTGAGTACCTGAAGCTCCGCCAGCAAAGCGCGACCCCGGTCTTAACTACAGAAACCCCTTATCCCTATACCAGCACAGAGTGGTTTGACAGCAGCCTGGAGGCAACGGCAACCGCCTCCAATCCTGCTTTTTCTGTAAGGACAACGGCAGTTCAGTGCCCAGAGGAAAATGCCGCTGATTTGGTGGAAGTAACGGTGGCCATAAGCTGGCATAATCGGCAAAATACAGCTTACACAGTGCCCTTCACCACCATCTTCCCTAAAGTTACGCCGCCCGCTGCCCAATGA
- a CDS encoding efflux RND transporter periplasmic adaptor subunit encodes MSRLAGKQRKTMMIAAVVALVLAGIIGYRIYSNLYAGQERAARVSQGQAVAVEVAAVTRRDITPVLTFSSSLEPVWNAEIASKVDGRIDQLTVDEGDFVAAGMTIAVLDMGELSAQVIQAEGSLLQAQANLEQAELDFRRMETLAAQGAVSSQTLDSARTKRDLAAGQVRAAEGAVALYNSKLTGATVTVPRNGVVVKRFLQPGFYARAGSAIITVADITTLLAKATVGEAEIAQLKQGASVKIRVDALGSQEFNGTITRISPVAAMPSRTFIAEVTVPNRQNNLKAGMFARVEVPGQVHAQAVVVPETALVMKEDKKTVFVVTAANKVEQRPLRLGYIGGGWAEVLDGVKAGEKIVVAGQNKVRDGSTVSVGAPPGGGPVND; translated from the coding sequence ATGAGCAGGTTGGCAGGCAAGCAGAGAAAAACAATGATGATTGCAGCGGTTGTTGCCCTGGTCCTGGCGGGGATTATTGGCTACCGGATTTACAGTAATCTGTATGCAGGCCAGGAGCGGGCTGCACGGGTATCACAGGGGCAGGCCGTGGCTGTCGAGGTTGCCGCCGTAACCAGGCGGGATATTACACCGGTATTAACCTTCTCCTCCAGTCTGGAACCGGTATGGAATGCTGAGATTGCGAGTAAAGTTGACGGACGCATTGATCAGCTCACCGTCGATGAAGGCGATTTTGTTGCGGCCGGCATGACGATCGCTGTGCTTGATATGGGCGAGCTTTCGGCCCAGGTTATTCAGGCCGAAGGCAGTTTGCTGCAGGCTCAGGCCAATCTGGAACAGGCCGAACTTGACTTTAGGCGGATGGAAACCCTGGCCGCGCAGGGCGCTGTTTCCTCACAGACGCTGGATTCGGCCAGAACGAAGCGGGATTTAGCCGCAGGCCAGGTCCGGGCGGCTGAAGGGGCTGTGGCTTTATATAACAGCAAACTGACAGGTGCTACTGTCACTGTGCCCCGTAATGGGGTAGTCGTCAAGCGTTTCCTGCAGCCTGGTTTTTACGCCCGGGCAGGGTCGGCCATTATAACCGTGGCTGATATTACCACCCTGCTGGCCAAGGCAACGGTCGGCGAAGCCGAGATTGCTCAGCTTAAACAGGGAGCCAGCGTCAAAATCAGGGTCGATGCGCTGGGCAGCCAGGAGTTTAACGGCACCATTACCCGGATATCACCGGTGGCCGCAATGCCTTCGCGGACATTTATTGCCGAGGTGACAGTTCCTAACCGGCAGAATAACCTGAAGGCCGGTATGTTTGCCCGGGTTGAGGTGCCTGGTCAGGTCCATGCGCAAGCGGTTGTTGTGCCGGAAACGGCGTTAGTGATGAAAGAAGATAAAAAGACAGTGTTTGTGGTTACGGCTGCAAACAAAGTGGAGCAGCGTCCCCTGCGCCTGGGCTATATTGGCGGTGGCTGGGCCGAGGTGCTTGACGGTGTGAAGGCAGGCGAAAAGATTGTTGTCGCCGGCCAAAACAAGGTCCGGGACGGTTCCACGGTCAGCGTGGGAGCGCCCCCGGGAGGCGGGCCGGTAAATGATTGA
- a CDS encoding efflux RND transporter permease subunit, whose amino-acid sequence MIDIFIRRPVFTTMLVMLLVVFGLTSYPGLGVDLYPDVEFPLVMVNVTYTGASPEEMESLITKPVEDAVSSVAGIKTLSSVSREGVSQTTIEFELGTDPKLAANDVREKVAGVRRRLPEQIDEPVVQRYDITAQSILSFSLASDVRQRGEIRKIAEDIVKDQIQQLEGVAEVNVYGAALREIQILADPYKLEAYGLSLQQLLDAVNNNNVNTPGGRVMEQGFELTVRTIGKYESVDDIRRIIVLNQEGRLVRLQDVAAVEDTWAEERTYAATNGVPSVIVSIQKQSGTNTVGVAETVKQAMEQLEQNVLPPDIKVTKVRDNATYIRDSVDDVMVSMVFGGLLAVAITFLFLRNTRATVIGAIAIPTSIISTFFLMKVMDFTLNNMSLMGLSLAVGILIDDAIVVVENIYRHMEAGKSPLVAAREGTQEISLAVLATTFSILAVFVPVGNMGEIIGQFFKQFGLTVAFAVAFSLFVAFTLTPMLSAYWLKTGEGEGRRLRLLEWVLDKWEQGFEAFRETYRQLLYWALQRPQKLVVLALLSLFLNALLVPLLGSEFQPTYDSGEFNINITAPAGTSLERSKELVVQVEKEVMAIPELESAYLVVGTNRQIYRSMVGVRLVDASERSRSMMEIMDSLRVKFRNVQGLKVSVPPGQSQGRGDSRPIQLALRGPELDLLNQYAGILAEKIKQIPGTTDVDISSEQSEPEVQVTFDPDRLGDAGLDAATAGKAVQTAFLGATAKNQYNVADSDYDMRVQLQPENRLSLADVANLRLSSNNGFVRLGDIAEVKLSSGPTQIDREDRQRQVIVYANAVGTSPGEIIAKVKELIPDLNLPLGYSHKLVGQAQMMENSFNEIGKALVLAVVLIYMVLAAEFESFIHPLTIMLSLPFSLVGAVLGLLIAGNTINIMSLIGIIMLMGLVTKNAILLVDYTNQRRAAGVPVVEALVEAGSVRLRPILMTTMAMIFGMLPIALGIGAGAEIRSSMGVALIGGLITSTFLTLIIIPLVYLLIDRMQNYFKHKQADKAEKTPSV is encoded by the coding sequence ATGATTGATATTTTTATCAGACGGCCCGTGTTTACGACCATGCTGGTCATGCTGCTGGTGGTGTTTGGTCTTACCTCCTATCCCGGACTGGGGGTTGATCTGTATCCGGATGTTGAGTTTCCGCTGGTTATGGTTAATGTTACCTATACCGGGGCCTCACCGGAGGAGATGGAGAGTCTTATTACCAAACCGGTGGAAGACGCTGTCAGTTCGGTTGCCGGTATTAAGACGCTGTCATCAGTATCACGGGAGGGGGTTTCCCAGACTACGATTGAATTTGAGCTGGGAACCGACCCGAAGCTGGCGGCCAATGATGTGCGGGAAAAAGTTGCCGGCGTCCGGCGGCGGCTGCCGGAGCAGATTGATGAGCCGGTTGTACAGCGCTATGATATTACGGCCCAGTCTATTCTTTCCTTCAGTCTGGCCTCTGACGTCAGGCAGCGGGGGGAAATCAGAAAGATTGCCGAAGATATTGTTAAAGATCAGATCCAGCAGCTGGAAGGGGTCGCTGAGGTCAATGTCTATGGCGCTGCTCTGCGGGAGATCCAGATCCTGGCCGACCCGTATAAACTTGAGGCCTATGGCCTTTCTTTACAACAACTGCTGGATGCGGTGAACAACAACAATGTTAATACTCCCGGCGGCCGGGTTATGGAACAAGGCTTTGAACTGACGGTAAGAACTATTGGCAAATATGAAAGTGTCGATGATATCCGGAGAATCATTGTCCTTAATCAGGAAGGCCGCCTGGTGCGCCTGCAGGATGTGGCTGCTGTGGAGGATACCTGGGCGGAAGAACGGACTTATGCTGCCACCAACGGGGTCCCCAGTGTTATTGTGTCTATCCAAAAGCAGTCCGGCACAAATACGGTGGGGGTTGCGGAAACGGTTAAGCAGGCTATGGAGCAGTTGGAGCAGAATGTGCTGCCGCCTGACATTAAGGTCACCAAGGTACGGGATAATGCCACCTATATCCGGGACAGTGTTGACGACGTCATGGTGTCTATGGTGTTCGGCGGCTTGCTGGCCGTGGCTATTACCTTCCTGTTCCTGCGTAATACGCGGGCTACTGTGATTGGGGCCATTGCCATCCCCACCTCGATTATATCAACCTTCTTTTTGATGAAGGTGATGGATTTTACCCTTAATAATATGTCGCTTATGGGTCTTAGCCTGGCAGTGGGCATCCTTATTGATGATGCTATTGTTGTTGTCGAGAATATTTACCGCCACATGGAGGCGGGAAAAAGTCCCCTGGTGGCAGCCCGGGAGGGGACGCAGGAAATCTCGCTGGCAGTTTTGGCAACAACCTTCTCCATCCTGGCCGTGTTTGTGCCTGTTGGCAACATGGGCGAGATCATCGGCCAGTTTTTTAAACAGTTTGGCTTAACTGTCGCGTTTGCGGTCGCTTTTTCCCTGTTTGTTGCTTTTACCCTTACCCCGATGCTGTCGGCTTACTGGCTAAAGACCGGCGAGGGAGAAGGGCGGCGCCTGCGCTTGCTGGAATGGGTGCTGGATAAGTGGGAGCAAGGGTTTGAAGCGTTCCGGGAAACGTACCGTCAGCTTTTGTATTGGGCCCTGCAGCGCCCCCAAAAGCTGGTGGTCCTGGCCTTGTTATCCCTGTTCCTGAACGCTTTGCTAGTACCCTTGTTAGGCTCAGAGTTTCAGCCAACCTATGATTCGGGTGAATTTAATATTAACATAACGGCACCGGCCGGCACCTCCCTTGAACGCAGTAAGGAGCTGGTAGTCCAGGTCGAGAAAGAGGTTATGGCGATTCCGGAGCTGGAATCGGCCTATCTGGTTGTCGGTACGAACCGGCAGATTTACCGGTCGATGGTGGGGGTACGGTTGGTGGACGCCAGTGAACGCTCCCGCTCAATGATGGAGATTATGGATTCGCTGCGGGTAAAGTTTCGTAATGTCCAGGGTCTGAAGGTATCGGTGCCGCCCGGGCAAAGCCAGGGCCGCGGCGATTCCCGGCCGATTCAACTGGCCCTGCGGGGGCCTGAACTTGATCTGCTGAATCAGTACGCCGGTATCCTGGCGGAAAAAATCAAGCAGATTCCCGGTACTACCGATGTTGATATCTCCAGTGAACAGTCCGAACCGGAGGTGCAGGTTACATTTGATCCGGACCGTCTGGGGGATGCCGGGCTGGATGCGGCCACCGCCGGTAAAGCCGTGCAAACTGCTTTTTTGGGGGCAACGGCTAAGAATCAATATAATGTGGCCGACAGTGATTATGATATGCGTGTTCAGTTACAGCCCGAAAACCGGCTCAGCCTGGCTGATGTGGCCAACCTCCGGCTTAGCAGCAACAATGGCTTTGTTCGCCTGGGGGATATTGCCGAGGTAAAATTATCATCAGGCCCGACGCAGATTGACCGGGAAGACCGCCAGCGCCAGGTTATCGTTTATGCCAATGCTGTTGGCACCTCGCCCGGGGAAATCATTGCCAAGGTCAAAGAGCTTATCCCTGACCTGAATCTCCCCCTGGGGTATAGCCATAAGCTGGTCGGGCAGGCCCAGATGATGGAAAACTCATTTAATGAGATTGGCAAAGCGCTGGTATTGGCTGTTGTGCTGATTTATATGGTATTGGCCGCTGAATTTGAAAGCTTTATTCACCCGCTGACAATTATGCTGTCTTTGCCTTTCTCCCTGGTTGGGGCTGTCCTCGGGTTGTTGATAGCAGGCAATACGATTAACATCATGTCCCTGATCGGGATCATTATGCTCATGGGCCTGGTAACTAAAAATGCGATTTTGCTGGTTGATTATACTAATCAGCGGCGGGCAGCGGGGGTACCGGTTGTTGAGGCCCTGGTGGAAGCCGGTTCGGTACGGCTGCGGCCGATTTTAATGACCACGATGGCCATGATCTTCGGGATGCTGCCGATTGCGCTGGGGATTGGCGCCGGGGCCGAAATCCGTTCCTCCATGGGGGTTGCGTTGATCGGCGGTTTGATTACCTCGACCTTTTTGACACTGATCATCATCCCGCTGGTGTATCTGCTGATTGACAGAATGCAAAATTATTTTAAACATAAACAAGCGGATAAGGCGGAAAAAACCCCTAGCGTTTAA
- a CDS encoding CC/Se motif family (seleno)protein encodes MTMLTITDQALEYINARAKPVYLELFPVISCCIDLRESPSVRLGLPHNPDSYTREEIRGITVYVPHDLPNIPLTITLSSFFTFKKLVIEGWQLA; translated from the coding sequence ATGACTATGCTGACAATCACCGACCAGGCCCTGGAGTATATTAACGCCCGGGCTAAACCGGTATATCTGGAACTTTTCCCGGTCATCAGCTGCTGTATTGACCTGAGGGAAAGCCCGTCTGTCCGTCTGGGACTGCCGCACAATCCCGACAGCTACACCCGGGAGGAAATCCGGGGTATTACGGTATATGTACCCCACGACCTGCCCAATATTCCTCTAACCATAACCCTCAGCAGCTTTTTCACCTTTAAGAAACTGGTGATCGAAGGCTGGCAGCTGGCCTAA